The window GACTGGGGACTGATCACACTCTCCGATAAAGGGGCCGTCGGCCAACGCGAGGATACGGCGGGTGCGGCGATCACTCAGATCATGCGCGACGCCGGGCATCAGCGTCTGGACTACACAATGATCCCCGACGAGGCGCAGCAAATCGAGCAAACGTTGATCGATTGGTGCGATTCGGGGCGCATGGGTCTGATCCTGACCTGTGGCGGCACCGGTCTCTCGCCGCGCGACGTCACACCCGAGGCCACGCTACGCGTGATCCAGCGCGCGGTGCCGGGGTTTGCCGAGGCGATGCGCGCGGCCAGCCTGCGCATCACGCCCCACGCGATGCTCAGCCGCTCGGTCAGCGGCGTGCGCGGGCAGACCCTGATCATCAACCTGCCGGGAAGCCGCAAGGCGGCGATCGAAAATCTCGAGGTCGTGCTGCCGGCATTGGCGCACGCCGTGGACAAGCTGCGCGGCGACCCCGCGGACTGCGCCATCGGCTAAGGCGAATTGCTATTTAGTTTTACTGTGATAGATGTCACTGGCCCTGACCGGGGTTGACTTTACCATCCGACCTGCCAGAATTTTTGGTCTGGATTGTTCTACTGAATGATCCGGGTTTGCCTGGATTGTTCGTGGGGGGTTCGTAACGAGGCGTGCAAGGTGCCGCAAAAACAAGGAAGCCGAGTCGAGACTCCGCAGGCGTACCCGCTGTGGTACGTCGAGGACGAATCGGCGAGGATGACACAGTTATTGCGAGCAGATTGTGCGCCGTAGCAGAACCCTCATGAACAACCCAGGCTAAATACCGCCAGCGCCCCCGGCGGTAGCAGAAGGCAGGGCAAGGACCCTTGCCGGTGAGGAATGATGGATCGAGCGACCACCCACCGCGCGGTGGGTGCGCTTCTGCTTGCGCTGATGCTGTCGGCACTGGTTGCGGGATGCGCGCCCAAGCCCGTTGACGGGCCCTACGGGTATAGCGAGACCGGCTACGCCTCGTGGTACGGCCCGGGGTTTCACGGCAAGCGCACCGCCTCGGGTGAGATCTACAACATGTACGACTACACCGCCGCGCATAAGCAACTGCCGTTCGGCACCCTGGTGCAGGTCGAGAACCTGGAGAATCACAAGGTGGTGGCGGTCAGGATCAACGATCGCGGGCCGTTCGTGCGCGGACGGATCATCGATCTGTCCTACACCGCGGCCCAGGATTTGAACATGATTCGGGCCGGCGTTGTGAAAGTGCGGATCCAGGTGATGCCCGCCACGCAGCTGCCCACGGGATTCCTACCTGCGCAACAGCAGGAAACGTTCGCCGCGATCCGCGGTTTTTAAGACTCCCGATCCGATCAAATTCTCCCAGTACTCGTCGGTCTGCGGGATCGACGGGTTGCGCTGGAAGTGTCCGCGGTAGAACGCGGGCCCGGCATCGGCTGCGAAGGGCTCGGCCTCGAAACAGGCGATCAGGTCGCGCTCGCCGGGCAGCTTGAAGCGCCCGGCGGTCCACAGATTGTGCACCGGATAGCCCGGCAGCTCGCACAGCAGCATGAACTCGGCCGGCCGCGCCAGCAGAGTATTGTCGGTCAGCAGATAGACCGCTCCCAGCGGCCCGGGCATGTTCTCGATCTTGCGCGCCGCGGTCCGCACGTCCAGGCGCAGCAAGGCGACCTCGGGGTAGTCCTGGGCCGGTACGCACACGCTCCAGCAGGTCTGATCGAACATCGGTCCAACCAGGGTGCCGCATAGATTATTTTGGCCGCGCGCGGCCGAGCCCCAGACGATCCAGACTGCGCTGAGTCCGGCAATCAGGGCCAGGGTCGGCCCGCGCCACGGCGAGCGCAGCCGGGCGATCAGCGCGGCTCCGGCCAGGGCCAGGCCGGGCAGCAGCACCACGGCGTAGTTCTCCTGCTTTTTAGTGATCAGGCTCAGCGCCAGCAGCGGCGCGGCCAACAGCACCAGCGCCTGCCAACGGCCCGCGTGCTTGGAGCGAAGCAGCAGCACCAGGCCCAGCAGCGCCGCGGGCACGCACAGCGGACCGGCCAGGTTCAGCGTGAGCAGCAGCGGGTAGTACAGCGGGAAACGCAGCACTCGTTGCAGGGCACTGCCGCCCTCGTCCGCGTGCGATGCAATCTGCGCCAGGTAGTAGGAACTACCCAACACGCGACTGGCGGCCCAGGCCAGTCCGCCCAGGGCAACCAACGTCAGCAGCGCGGCGCAGACGTAGCGTGCAACGCGTCGCATGCTCGTCTCTGCCTCGCGCCCCTTGATCGATTCCCACCCGCTCAGCGCCATGGTCCCGGCGCAGCCGATCAGCAGCATTACGGCGTTGGTCGGCTCGAGCTGTAGTCGCATGCCCGCATAGAGCACGGCACTCGCGCTCAGGGCCGCCAGGACGGATCCGCGGCGGCAGGCGATGATCGCCAGGGCCGCGCACAGCATCTGGCAGCACAGCAGCGCACCGTAGGTGTCGTAGACCCGGCTCAGGCCCACGACCCCGGGGGCCACGGCAATCAGCAGCGCGACGATCCAACCTCGGCCGCGGCCGAGCACGATGCGTCCCAACAGTCCGGCGGCGATCGTCAAAAGCACGTACCAGGCTGCGCTCACCGCGCCCAGCGCGCGAAAGTCGCGTCCCAGAACACGCACGGCAGGAGCCGCAAGCCAGTGGAACGGATGCTGCTCGAGCCGACCGTCGGGCCGGGCGTTGAGCGCGTCGGCCGCGCGCAGGCCCGCAGCGTAATTATCGTGGGAATAGAACTCGCGCGGGTGCGAAAGCGGCTGGGACCACAACCCGTTGAGCAGCAGCATCGCCAGCAGCGTCAGTGCGACCAGCGCCGATCCGAACAGGCCCGATGCAACGGCGCGGCCCTCCACGGTCATTCCGTTGCCAAGCCGCCCAGTCGCCGCAGCTGGCCCTCCAGGGCCGAGCGCAGCCCCGGGTCAACGGTTCGTTTAAGACTCTCGCCGTAAAACTCGCGCGCCTGCTGCGCTCCGCGCGAAGTCTCGATCAAGGTACCCAGATTAAGGTAGATCTCGGGCGTGGCTCCCTGGTCGATCAGCCGTTGGTAGACCTCGATCGCCTCTTCGATTCGGCCCGCCTCCACCAAGCTGCCGGCTTGCAGCAGGCTGAAGTGATGGCGCTGTTCGGGCGCGGCGCGTTGCTCAATGATGTAGCCGTAGACCTGCGCCGCGGCGCCGGGCCGGTTGGCGGCCGAGAGGTTGGCTGCGCGAAGGTTGAGTTGCTCGATGCTCATGCTCTCCAGGTCCGGTTGCAGCATCAGCCACGAGAGCGTCAGCAACGCGGCCACGGCCAGCGCGCCGAGCACGCTGCGGATAATCCGCCGTGACTTGCTGCGGCCCAGAGGCTCGGCAGCGGTGGACAGCAGCCACAGCGATTTGAGCATCCGCCACAGCAAGCGCAGCGCGGCCGGAAGCAATTTCAGCACAGCGCACGACAGTCCGCGCGCGCGGCGTTGCAGACAAAGCCGCGTCCGATGCGCAACGCGCGGCGCACGGCCGTAGAGCGCGATGTCGCAGCGATCGAAGCGGCAATCCGACCATTGGCAGCCCGGCCCCTGGCCCAGCTCAAGGCTGGTGCGCTCCAGCGTGCAGTTGATAAAGCGCGCGTTGCGCAGGCCCTCGAGTCGACAACGCTCAAAGCCGCAGTCCGCGAAACTCGCATCGCGCAGGTCCATCCCGCGCAGGTCCAGCCCACGCAGCCGCTGGTTGCTAAGCGCGGCTGCCCGCAGTTGCGTCGGTCTCATGGCGCGACCCCGGGTAGCGGGCCGA is drawn from Candidatus Alcyoniella australis and contains these coding sequences:
- a CDS encoding MogA/MoaB family molybdenum cofactor biosynthesis protein; the protein is MAIDWGLITLSDKGAVGQREDTAGAAITQIMRDAGHQRLDYTMIPDEAQQIEQTLIDWCDSGRMGLILTCGGTGLSPRDVTPEATLRVIQRAVPGFAEAMRAASLRITPHAMLSRSVSGVRGQTLIINLPGSRKAAIENLEVVLPALAHAVDKLRGDPADCAIG
- a CDS encoding septal ring lytic transglycosylase RlpA family protein, which gives rise to MDRATTHRAVGALLLALMLSALVAGCAPKPVDGPYGYSETGYASWYGPGFHGKRTASGEIYNMYDYTAAHKQLPFGTLVQVENLENHKVVAVRINDRGPFVRGRIIDLSYTAAQDLNMIRAGVVKVRIQVMPATQLPTGFLPAQQQETFAAIRGF
- a CDS encoding tetratricopeptide repeat protein, producing MRPTQLRAAALSNQRLRGLDLRGMDLRDASFADCGFERCRLEGLRNARFINCTLERTSLELGQGPGCQWSDCRFDRCDIALYGRAPRVAHRTRLCLQRRARGLSCAVLKLLPAALRLLWRMLKSLWLLSTAAEPLGRSKSRRIIRSVLGALAVAALLTLSWLMLQPDLESMSIEQLNLRAANLSAANRPGAAAQVYGYIIEQRAAPEQRHHFSLLQAGSLVEAGRIEEAIEVYQRLIDQGATPEIYLNLGTLIETSRGAQQAREFYGESLKRTVDPGLRSALEGQLRRLGGLATE